TCACAGTTTTTAATAATAAATTCCGCTATAAAACAGCAGGATAGCTAATCCGAAAAACAGCAGGGTCATAGCCATTTTGATTTTCCCAAAATTCTTTTGAGTGAGTGCCGCCCATTGCGCCGATGTAGTTCCCCAGTAAGTAAAGGAAAAAACCAGGACCAAAGGCAGTATAAACATCAGATTATAGAATAAGAGATAAAATAAAGCATTAACCTTTAAATCAGGAATAGCACTGATGAACATGATAGTAGGAAGATAAATCTGACCGGTACAGGCTAATTCTAAAAGAGAAACTATAAAACCAGTTACTGCAGCCATTAAAATATAATTACCCAATTTTACATTTTTACGGATAGCAGAATGGATCATATTCTTTAAAAATGAGGGCAATTGTAGTTTGGCATCTTTACTATTTCCTTTTTTCTTGAATTGGAGATAGTCATATAGACTGACTATCCCTAAAATCAAGGCAAGGGCAGCAGTAACCAGAACAAATATCTTTCGAACTAAAGGCAAAAAAGACAAAGAAGTAATTACCTTTAAGGCTCCGGTCCCGATTAAGAAGTAGGTTAGAAACACGGACAGGGCAAACATTCCTCCTACCCAGAGAATTTCCTTTCCTTTTCGATTGATCAGAGTAAGATAAGAGATAAAAAATATAATGGTGGCAAAAGCACAGGGATTTATGCCATCAATCAAGCCACTCACCGCTACCGCAGTCAGACCGAAAGACTGAAAACGAGCTATTAATCTATCTTTAGCAGTAAGGTCTTTTTCTTTAATTTTCTCCCAGGGAGCGATAGTTTCGGTGTTTGAATATTTTTGAATTGCTTCCTCTAAATTTTCAAAGGTAATGCCGTCTCTAAAAAGATAATCATCCCCTATAAATATCACCGGTACCAGAAGTCTTTTCTCCTCCGGCATTTGAAATAATTCACCTAAGGATTCGGCTAATTCCATACTATCAGTTAGGTTAATATCGAAACTTTCTATGATGAGATTATCTGGATATTTTGCGAAAATATCTCCTAATATAATCTTGACTTTTTCGCAATCATGACACCCTACTTCGTAAAAATAAGCTAAATAAACCGGGGAGTTAATCGAACTTGAGGTGCTTGCGGCAAAGGAATTAATAGTATATGGAGAAGATATTTGGCTTATAAAAATCACAAAAAACAACGAAAGCAAAACCAGAGTCCAAATCGAATAAAACTTTCTTTGGTCTACGCTATTTGATTTATTATTTGTTAAAATAGTTTTCATTATTAAAGCTTTCCCCTTTAATTATACCAATCAGTATAGTTAATAATTGTTTTTATTTTGCTATAGATCGCTTTAAATATCATATTTTAAGCGGTAAAATTCTCCTGGATTATAAACTTCAGTATACAATATAAATTTAAAATTTCAAAATTTTTGATTTTGCTATATTTTCTATAGTCAGAAGTACACTTTAAATTTAACATGATAAATCTATCATGTGTATCTACAATTGTCAAGAATTAAATTTCGAAACTCGATTAATAGTTTTTCGTAAAAAACTTGACAATAAACATACGTTTATTTTATACTATAAAAGAGAGTACAAATTTTGTTGATATAGTGGATGATTATTTAAATTTTGAAAGGAGACTAAAGATGCTTAAAAAAGAACCCCTTGACCCAAATCATAAAAGGACTCTTCAGTTGATTCAAGAAAAGATCAAAGAAAATGGCTATCCACCCACTGTTCGGGAAATCTGTAAAGCAGTGGGAGTGACTTCCTCTGCCACCGCCCATAAATATCTTACCATTCTGGAAAAGAAAGGTTATATCCATCGGGAGAAGGAAAGATCTCGAGCCATTAAAATTATACCTCGGACCAATGAACTACCTGTCGTGGGAAGCGTGGCCGCAGGAGAACCCTTGTGGGCCTTAAAAGATATCACCGAAGTCATACCGATACCGGAGCAGCTTTCTGGCAGTGAAGAATGTTTTATGGTAAAAGTTGAAGGTGACAGTATGATTGGTGATCATATCCTTAATGGCGATTATGTCATGGTTAAGCCCCAGCAAAATGCTGACAACGGAGACATTGTCATCGCTCTCCTAAATCAGGAGGAAGTGACAGTAAAAAGATTATATAAAAAAGATAATCAGATTACCCTTCAGCCTTCCAACCCTCTTTACCAGCCCATCAGCACCAAAGATGCAATTATCCTGGGTAAGGTTATCGGAATTTTAAGACGATTTAACGGAGGAAAAAAGTAGCAACCATGCTATATGTCGGCACCTCTGGTTATAGTTATGAAGATTGGATAGGAACCTTTTATCCTGAAAATACTGATAAAAAAGAGATGCTGAAGTTATATGCCCAAAAGTTTAAGGTTTCTGAAATTAATTCTACCTATTACCGTATCCCCCATCCGGCATCTTTTTATTATTTGCAGCAAAAGGTTCCTGCTGATTTTAAATTTGCAGTAAAAGCCAATCAGGAAATGACTCATAGCCGAGAAGAAAATCCCACTATTTTTAAAGATTTTAAAGAATCCATAAAACCCCTTCTGGAGGCAGGTAAATTTGCCTGCGTGTTAGCCCAGTTCCCTTATTCTTTTCATCATACTCCCTCTAATCGGGATTACCTTCTCCGCTTCAAAGAAAGAATGGAGGATATACCTCTGGTGGTAGAATTTAGAAATTCTTACTGGATAAATAAGGAAATATTCCGGATTTTAAAAAACAACGACATCGGTTTTTGCTGTGTGGACCAACCTCAGCTCAAAGGTTTGATTCCGCCTATTGCTGAAGCGACTTCCAATTTGGGTTATATTCGATTTCACGGTCGAAACAAGGCTAATTGGTGGGAGCACGAAAAGGCTTATCAGAGATATGATTATCTCTATAGCGAAGACGAATTAAAAGAATGGATACCTAAAATAAAAAAGATTGCCGAGAAGACCACCGACCAGTATATTTTTATGAACAATCATTATAAGGGGCAGGCGGTTAAAAACGCCTTGATGTTGATCAAACTTCTTAAAGAAGAAATAAAAGCTGGAGAAATTAAAGAAAAAGAAAATAAGCAAGGAGAACAGGTTTAAAGGAAAATTGCTTATATTTTTTTGCTCCTTAATACAAACATTCGTTCTATACTAGTCATTAGTGAATAGTGAATAGTCGTTAGTGAGGGTTCGATTCATAGAACCCGTATGTTTCGGGTTGGATAAATCCGACCCCTACTAAAAACCGTGAGCTTGTTATTTTATACCTTATATTTAAATCTAACAACCAACTTAATTGGTCAATTGGCTAATTACCAGAAAGGATTTCAAAAAATGGATATGGTACATCTGCATGTACACTCTCAATACAGCATGCAAGACGGGCTCTGCAGTCTTGATGGTTTGATTAAACAAGCTGCTGTCTTTAAGATGAAAGCAGTGGCTTTAACCGATCATGATGGGCTCTACGGAGCTATTCAATTTTATAAAAAGGCAAAAAGCGCAGGAATAAAACCCATTATTGGCTGTGAAATACGGATAAACGATAATCAAAAACCCAGAGAAACCTATCACCTTATTCTTTTAGTTAAAAACAGGGAAGGATACAGCAATCTCTGCCAGATGGTCACCAGGGCACACTTATCTAATCCTGGCTCTATTCCGGCAATAGAAAAAGATATTTTGGTTAAATACAGCAAAGGAATTATCGGATTAAGCGGATGCAATAAAGGGGAAATCCCTCTTCTCCTCTCCCAAAAGAAGGCTGAGCAAGCCGAGAAAGCCGCTTGCTGGTATCAAGAATTATTCGGTAAAGAAAACTACTATTTAGAATTATCCTTTCATGGACTTAGCAAAGAAAAAGAAATAAATTCTGCATTGATAGAAATAGGGGAAAAACTAAACATCCCTCTGGTAGCCACCAATAATGTCCATTACGTAGAAAAAAATCAGGCATCCTCTCAACATCTGTTAAATAAGATTGCCAACTTAGGAACGAAAGAAAGATTTCATCACCAAAAACTGGAAACTCCCGAATATTATTTTAAATCTCCCTCAGAGATGGATAACCTATTTTTCCGCCTGCCTCAGGCTCTTAAAAACTCAGTGGAAATTGCTGAAAAGTGTAACTTGGAACTTAATTTAGGACAAATTCATCTCCCGGCTTATCCTCTACCCTCTTCTTCTTCCGCCCCGGACTACTTAAAAAAACTTTGCCTGGAAGGCCTTAAAAAATATTATTTCCCTCCTTCGCCAGAAGTTACCAAACGCCTGCAACATGAATTAAAAATAATTAACCAGATGGGCTTTGCCGGATATTTCCTGATTGTCCGGGATATAGTTTACTTTGCCAAACAAAACCATATTCCGGTAGGACCGGGTAAGGGTTCTTCGGCAGGCAGTTTAGTTTCTTACCTGCTTAATATAACTGAGGTAGACCCTTTAAAATATCAACTTTTCTTTGAAAGATTCCTTAATCCGGAAAGAATAGACCTTCCGGATATTGATATAGATTTCGGCCAGCTGGGAAGAGAAAGAGTAATTTCTTATATCTTTGAAAAATTCGGGAATAACCGGGTAACCCATGTCAGCACTACTTCCACCTATGCCGCCCGTTCAGCCATTCGAGATGCAGGAAGAGCATTGGAATTCCCTCCTCGGGATATAGGTAAAATCGCCCAACTTATGCCCATATTCTCCTTGCACGGAGTAATTAAAGCCTCTCTAAAAACATTACCCGGACTGAAAAAGCTCCCTCAAGACCAGGAACCTCTTAAATCCCTATTCTCTCTTGCTCAAACCATAGAAGGGATGCCCCGGCATCTCTCTGTCCATGCCTCTTCCATGATCATTTCAGATAGGCCGCTTTCCGAAATAGTTCCCTTGGAAGTAACCAATCAGGGTGAAATCGTCAGTCAATACGAAAAAGAATCCATCAAAGATTTAGGCCTGCTGAAAATAGATATCTTAGGCTCCCGCAGTCTTACTATCATTAAAAAAACTCTGGAAATGTTAAAAGAAAAAAAGATAAATATTACTCTTGACCAGATTCCCCTTGATGATGAAGCTACCTTCTCTGCCCTGCAAAAGGGCAAAACTCTGGGAATTTTTCAACTGGAAAGCTCGGGGATGTCTTCCCTTTTAAGGAGTCTTTCCCCTTCACATCTCGATGATGTTATCGCCGCTCTATCTTTATATCGGCCGGGTCCTTTGGATAGCGGAATGACCGAACATTATCTTAAAAGGAAACGGGGAGAAGAGAAAATAGACTATTTACACCCAAAATTAAAGCCCATTTTAAAAGATACTTATGGAGTCATTCTTTATCAGGAACAGGTT
This genomic stretch from Candidatus Atribacteria bacterium harbors:
- the lexA gene encoding transcriptional repressor LexA; protein product: MLKKEPLDPNHKRTLQLIQEKIKENGYPPTVREICKAVGVTSSATAHKYLTILEKKGYIHREKERSRAIKIIPRTNELPVVGSVAAGEPLWALKDITEVIPIPEQLSGSEECFMVKVEGDSMIGDHILNGDYVMVKPQQNADNGDIVIALLNQEEVTVKRLYKKDNQITLQPSNPLYQPISTKDAIILGKVIGILRRFNGGKK
- a CDS encoding DUF72 domain-containing protein, which translates into the protein MLYVGTSGYSYEDWIGTFYPENTDKKEMLKLYAQKFKVSEINSTYYRIPHPASFYYLQQKVPADFKFAVKANQEMTHSREENPTIFKDFKESIKPLLEAGKFACVLAQFPYSFHHTPSNRDYLLRFKERMEDIPLVVEFRNSYWINKEIFRILKNNDIGFCCVDQPQLKGLIPPIAEATSNLGYIRFHGRNKANWWEHEKAYQRYDYLYSEDELKEWIPKIKKIAEKTTDQYIFMNNHYKGQAVKNALMLIKLLKEEIKAGEIKEKENKQGEQV
- a CDS encoding DNA polymerase III subunit alpha, producing the protein MDMVHLHVHSQYSMQDGLCSLDGLIKQAAVFKMKAVALTDHDGLYGAIQFYKKAKSAGIKPIIGCEIRINDNQKPRETYHLILLVKNREGYSNLCQMVTRAHLSNPGSIPAIEKDILVKYSKGIIGLSGCNKGEIPLLLSQKKAEQAEKAACWYQELFGKENYYLELSFHGLSKEKEINSALIEIGEKLNIPLVATNNVHYVEKNQASSQHLLNKIANLGTKERFHHQKLETPEYYFKSPSEMDNLFFRLPQALKNSVEIAEKCNLELNLGQIHLPAYPLPSSSSAPDYLKKLCLEGLKKYYFPPSPEVTKRLQHELKIINQMGFAGYFLIVRDIVYFAKQNHIPVGPGKGSSAGSLVSYLLNITEVDPLKYQLFFERFLNPERIDLPDIDIDFGQLGRERVISYIFEKFGNNRVTHVSTTSTYAARSAIRDAGRALEFPPRDIGKIAQLMPIFSLHGVIKASLKTLPGLKKLPQDQEPLKSLFSLAQTIEGMPRHLSVHASSMIISDRPLSEIVPLEVTNQGEIVSQYEKESIKDLGLLKIDILGSRSLTIIKKTLEMLKEKKINITLDQIPLDDEATFSALQKGKTLGIFQLESSGMSSLLRSLSPSHLDDVIAALSLYRPGPLDSGMTEHYLKRKRGEEKIDYLHPKLKPILKDTYGVILYQEQVMQVVSLFACLSLGEADLFRRAISSRSPVEMERQRDNFLKKAIKQGNTREEAEKIFYLISKFAHYGFNKAHSTSYALISFVTCYLKVHYPAYYLASLLTYGMGYYAPDRYIQEARRFKVEILFPDINKSGAGFTVEDGAIRVGLGKIKGMGEKHLKSILSLREKCKRYNSLYDFCYKTISLRINQTLIENLIKIGAFDFTTYPRSALLTLLPLTLKEVRKNKAKDENQNKISELISSDSIPAYPFSQSFQMGLEKGILDIYITNYPLKKYDKILSYLPIMNSNQLLSHFYPNPILIKGILIQTRRQFTRQKQVMAFLLLEDEAGLFEVIAFPNIYQKYSNLFRMEIPLLIEGTLSKDSGDSKIIARKIMNIDSIY